The Coleofasciculaceae cyanobacterium genome has a window encoding:
- a CDS encoding homocysteine biosynthesis protein, with amino-acid sequence MRTIAEINDKIIRNQAVAWTVEEVKAKVAQLGVTKVAKQVDVVTTGTFEPMESSGAIINLGHTDPPIKIRQCWLDGIAAYAAFGAVDLYLGATATADYNLQETDPSLREGIGTEKGGGHVIEDLIAGKSVQLKAIGQKTDCYPRAIWENTITKDKINQFYLFNPRNLYQNFIVGVNGGDRTLYTYLGTLQPRLGNAVYSNPGAISPLLNDPDLASVGIGSKIFLGGGIGYIAWEGTQHFPLQKRLPNRTPIGPAATVALIGDAKQMDADWVRGCYFKNYGPSLMLGVGIALPVTKEEVIQNCSVVDQNIVAPVIDFSIPRRVRPTFGLVSYEQLQKGYVIIDGKSVRVAPLASKYRSLKVAQELKKWIETGKFTLTEPVAPLSSDRAFMPQDTNRSIISLE; translated from the coding sequence ATGCGGACGATCGCCGAAATCAACGATAAAATCATTCGTAATCAAGCTGTTGCCTGGACAGTAGAAGAGGTTAAAGCCAAAGTTGCCCAGCTTGGGGTAACTAAGGTAGCTAAACAAGTAGATGTTGTTACCACTGGAACATTTGAGCCAATGGAGTCTTCAGGGGCAATTATCAACCTGGGACATACCGATCCACCGATTAAGATTCGTCAGTGCTGGCTAGATGGCATAGCTGCCTATGCAGCTTTCGGTGCTGTAGATCTTTACTTAGGAGCAACGGCAACAGCCGATTATAACCTACAGGAAACCGATCCTAGTCTACGCGAAGGTATCGGCACAGAAAAAGGCGGTGGTCATGTTATTGAAGACTTGATTGCCGGTAAATCAGTTCAACTTAAGGCGATTGGGCAAAAAACCGATTGCTATCCTCGTGCGATTTGGGAAAATACTATTACCAAAGACAAAATCAATCAATTTTACTTATTTAACCCCCGTAATCTTTACCAAAACTTTATTGTGGGAGTTAACGGAGGCGATCGCACTTTATATACTTATTTGGGAACTTTACAACCTAGATTGGGCAACGCGGTTTATTCCAATCCTGGGGCAATTTCCCCTTTGCTCAACGATCCAGACTTAGCCTCGGTAGGCATTGGCAGCAAAATCTTTTTGGGAGGTGGGATAGGCTATATTGCCTGGGAAGGAACACAACATTTCCCACTGCAAAAACGCTTACCCAATCGCACTCCTATCGGTCCTGCTGCTACGGTAGCGTTAATTGGCGATGCTAAACAGATGGATGCTGACTGGGTGCGAGGATGCTACTTCAAAAATTATGGTCCTTCTCTCATGCTTGGGGTAGGGATAGCTTTGCCAGTAACCAAAGAAGAGGTAATCCAAAATTGCTCTGTGGTAGACCAGAATATTGTTGCTCCTGTAATTGATTTTTCAATTCCCCGCCGAGTTCGCCCTACTTTTGGCTTGGTCAGCTACGAACAGCTACAAAAAGGCTATGTAATTATTGATGGTAAGTCCGTCAGAGTTGCTCCCCTAGCCAGCAAATATCGTTCACTCAAAGTAGCGCAAGAGTTAAAAAAATGGATTGAAACAGGCAAGTTTACCTTGACCGAACCAGTCGCGCCTCTGTCTAGCGATCGCGCTTTTATGCCTCAAGACACTAATAGGTCAATAATTTCTTTAGAATGA